A region of Salmo salar chromosome ssa17, Ssal_v3.1, whole genome shotgun sequence DNA encodes the following proteins:
- the LOC106576254 gene encoding hemagglutinin/amebocyte aggregation factor has translation MKRADVFILLLAGVLVNGKDLRWQNSYDQPLDFNCPSGQSISRIVSEHHNKHEDRLWDFGCKATFDSATNCFTSSYVNDFDKPFSYQCPSHQVITGMNSYHENKHEDRRWKFTCCGTSNFCTDTCQWTNYVNWFDEAFTFDVPPNSYLIAAESYHENKHEDRRWKYQYCTRRSC, from the exons ATGAAGAGAGCCGACGTCTTTATTCTGCTTCTTGCTGGTGTGTTGGTCAATGGAAAAG ACCTCCGCTGGCAGAACAGCTATGACCAGCCGTTAGATTTTAATTGCCCCTCAGGGCAATCCATCTCTCGCATAGTGAG TGAGCATCACAACAAACATGAAGACCGTCTGTGGGACTTTGGGTGCAAAGCCACGTTTGACTCAGCAACTAACTGCTTCACATCTTCCTACGTAAATGACTTCGACAAACCTTTCAGCTACCAATGCCCAAGCCACCAGGTCATCACAGGGATGAACAGCTATCATGAGAACAAGCATGAGGACAGAAG ATGGAAGTTCACCTGCTGTGGAACCAGCAACTTCTGTACTGATACCTGCCAGTGGACCAACTACGTAAACTGGTTTGATGAGGCCTTCACTTTTGATGTCCCACCAAATTCCTACCTGATTGCAGCTGAAAGCTACCATGAAAACAAGCATGA AGATCGTCGCTGGAAATACCAATACTGTACCAGAAGGTCATGCTGA